The proteins below come from a single Malus domestica chromosome 03, GDT2T_hap1 genomic window:
- the LOC103407600 gene encoding farnesyl pyrophosphate synthase-like isoform X2, whose amino-acid sequence MGGDLRSKFLEVYSVLKSELLNDPAFEFTDVSRQWVERMLDYNVPGGKLNRGLSVVDSLKLLKDGEDLTDDEIFHSSALGWCIEWLQAYFLVLDDIMDGSHTRRGQPCWFRLPKIGMIAVNDGILLRNHIPRILKKHFRGKPYYVDLLDLFNEVEFQTAHGQLIDLITTHEGEKDLSKYSLSLHRRIVQYKTAYYSFYLPVACALLMAGEDLERHADVRNILIEMGTYFQVQDDYLDCFGDPEVIGKVGTDIQDFKCSWLVVKALEIASEEQKKLLHENYGKDDQTCIAKVKELYKVLDLEGVFLEYESSSYEKLTKSIESHSSKAVQAVLKSFLAKIYKRQK is encoded by the exons aTGGGTGGTGATTTGAGGTCTAAGTTCTTGGAGGTTTACTCTGTTTTGAAATCTGAGCTTCTCAATGATCCGGCTTTCGAATTCACTGACGTTTCTCGTCAATGGGTCGAACGG ATGCTGGACTACAATGTGCCTGGAG GAAAGCTGAATCGAGGTTTATCCGTTGTTGACAGCTTAAAATTACTCAAGGATGGAGAGGACCTAACGGATGATGAAATTTTTCATTCATCAGCACTTGGTTGGTGTATTGAATGG CTTCAAGCATATTTTCTCGTTCTTGATGATATCATGGATGGCTCTCATACGCGTAGGGGTCAGCCCTGCTGGTTCAGGCTGCCAAAG ATTGGCATGATTGCTGTGAATGATGGCATACTACTTCGCAACCATATCCCGAGAATTCTCAAAAAGCACTTTAGGGGAAAGCCCTACTATGTGGATCTGCTGGATTTATTTAATGAGGTTGAGTTTCAAACAGCTCATGGACAATTGATCGATTTAATTACCACTCATGAAGGAGAGAAAGATCTATCAAAGTACTCATTGTCGCT TCACCGCCGCATTGTTCAGTACAAGACTGCTTATTACTCATTTTACCTTCCA GTAGCATGCGCGTTGCTAATGGCAGGCGAAGATCTTGAACGCCATGCTGATGTGAGGAATATTCTTATTGAAATGGGAACTTATTTTCAAGTACAG GATGATTATTTGGATTGCTTTGGTGATCCCGAAGTGATTGGAAAG GTTGGGACTGATATTCAAGACTTCAAGTGCTCTTGGTTGGTTGTGAAAGCTTTAGAAATTGCTAGCGAGGAACAAAAGAAACTATTACAT GAGAATTACGGGAAAGATGACCAAACATGTATTGCGAAAGTAAAGGAACTATACAAAGTCCTTGATCTTGAG GGTGTGTTTCTGGAGTACGAGAGCAGCAGTTACGAGAAACTTACAAAATCCATTGAATCTCATTCAAGTAAAGCAGTACAGGCAGTGCTGAAATCATTCTTGGCAAAGATATACAAGAGGCAGAAGTAA
- the LOC103416648 gene encoding E3 ubiquitin-protein ligase At4g11680-like — MNSRYLFSPEPMCQSASSAVSFSSNSLGDDRGAVSLVRTRSSRAPPSSFLMRMAMRISRARWFTFLRRVFHYQNGSRSNLGSNPFNNSTWMMLEFMALVVQIGVTTITLAVSKKERPVWPMRIWIIGYDIGCVLNLFVLFGRYRLLHPTQSDGFNLSDLEQQRSTEESRTTHLMNRCRTSLELFFAIWFVMGNVWVFDSRFSSLPGAPKLHVLCISLLAWNAISYSFPFLLFVLLCCCVPLISSLLGYNMNMGSVDKGASDDQISQLPSWRYKEVNAKVELGNDCNSGSLNEDPDCCICLAKYRDKEEVRQLPCSHMFHLKCVDQWLRIISCCPLCKQELQR, encoded by the exons ATGAATAGCCGTTACCTTTTTTCACCAGAACCCATGTGTCAATCTGCTTCCTCTGCGGTTTCATTTTCGTCAAATTCTCTGGGAGATGATCGTGGGGCGGTTAGCCTGGTCAGGACAAGGTCTTCTAGAGCTCCCCCTTCTTCATTCTTAATGAGAATGGCTATGAGAATATCTAGAGCAAGGTGGTTCACCTTCTTGAGAAGAGTCTTCCACTACCAAAATGGTTCGAGGTCCAATCTTGGATCAAATCCTTTCAATAACAGCACTTGGATGATGCTGGAATTCATGGCTTTGGTTGTTCAAATAGGCGTGACCACGATTACTTTGGCTGTTTCGAAGAAGGAGAGGCCGGTTTGGCCTATGAGAATTTGGATTATTGGGTATGATATTGGATGTGTTCTCAATTTGTTCGTGCTCTTTGGGCGTTACAGGCTACTTCATCCGACTCAAAGTGATGGTTTCAACCTCTCCGATTTGGAACAGCAGAGAAGCACTGAAGAGTCCAG GACCACACATTTGATGAACAGGTGTAGAACCTCACTTGAGCTCTTCTTTGCGATATGGTTTGTGATGGGTAATGTTTGGGTCTTTGATTCTCGCTTTAGTTCGCTTCCCGGAGCCCCGAAACTCCACGTGCTCTGCATCTCTCTGCTGGCTTGGAATGCCATCAGCTACTCTTTTCCCTTCCTGCTGTTTGTGTTGCTATGTTGCTGTGTACCCCTAATTAGCAGCCTCCTTGGATACAACATGAACATGGGGTCAGTTGATAAAGGAGCATCTGATGACCAAATTTCTCAGCTTCCCAGCTGGAGATACAAAGAAGTTAACGCCAAAGTAGAGCTCGGAAATGATTGCAATTCAGGATCCCTAAATGAAGATCCA GATTGCTGCATTTGCCTGGCCAAATACAGAGACAAGGAGGAAGTAAGGCAGTTGCCATGTTCCCATATGTTTCACCTCAAGTGCGTCGATCAGTGGCTCAGAATCATATCCTGCTGTCCTCTCTGTAAGCAAGAACTGCAGAGATAG
- the LOC103407600 gene encoding farnesyl pyrophosphate synthase-like isoform X3 codes for MGRTELLLIMLLPFAGKLNRGLSVVDSLKLLKDGEDLTDDEIFHSSALGWCIEWLQAYFLVLDDIMDGSHTRRGQPCWFRLPKIGMIAVNDGILLRNHIPRILKKHFRGKPYYVDLLDLFNEVEFQTAHGQLIDLITTHEGEKDLSKYSLSLHRRIVQYKTAYYSFYLPVACALLMAGEDLERHADVRNILIEMGTYFQVQDDYLDCFGDPEVIGKVGTDIQDFKCSWLVVKALEIASEEQKKLLHENYGKDDQTCIAKVKELYKVLDLEGVFLEYESSSYEKLTKSIESHSSKAVQAVLKSFLAKIYKRQK; via the exons ATGGGTCGAACGG AACTTCTGCTCATAATGCTTTTACCGTTTGCAGGAAAGCTGAATCGAGGTTTATCCGTTGTTGACAGCTTAAAATTACTCAAGGATGGAGAGGACCTAACGGATGATGAAATTTTTCATTCATCAGCACTTGGTTGGTGTATTGAATGG CTTCAAGCATATTTTCTCGTTCTTGATGATATCATGGATGGCTCTCATACGCGTAGGGGTCAGCCCTGCTGGTTCAGGCTGCCAAAG ATTGGCATGATTGCTGTGAATGATGGCATACTACTTCGCAACCATATCCCGAGAATTCTCAAAAAGCACTTTAGGGGAAAGCCCTACTATGTGGATCTGCTGGATTTATTTAATGAGGTTGAGTTTCAAACAGCTCATGGACAATTGATCGATTTAATTACCACTCATGAAGGAGAGAAAGATCTATCAAAGTACTCATTGTCGCT TCACCGCCGCATTGTTCAGTACAAGACTGCTTATTACTCATTTTACCTTCCA GTAGCATGCGCGTTGCTAATGGCAGGCGAAGATCTTGAACGCCATGCTGATGTGAGGAATATTCTTATTGAAATGGGAACTTATTTTCAAGTACAG GATGATTATTTGGATTGCTTTGGTGATCCCGAAGTGATTGGAAAG GTTGGGACTGATATTCAAGACTTCAAGTGCTCTTGGTTGGTTGTGAAAGCTTTAGAAATTGCTAGCGAGGAACAAAAGAAACTATTACAT GAGAATTACGGGAAAGATGACCAAACATGTATTGCGAAAGTAAAGGAACTATACAAAGTCCTTGATCTTGAG GGTGTGTTTCTGGAGTACGAGAGCAGCAGTTACGAGAAACTTACAAAATCCATTGAATCTCATTCAAGTAAAGCAGTACAGGCAGTGCTGAAATCATTCTTGGCAAAGATATACAAGAGGCAGAAGTAA
- the LOC103407600 gene encoding farnesyl pyrophosphate synthase-like isoform X1 → MGGDLRSKFLEVYSVLKSELLNDPAFEFTDVSRQWVERMLDYNVPGGKLNRGLSVVDSLKLLKDGEDLTDDEIFHSSALGWCIEWLQAYFLVLDDIMDGSHTRRGQPCWFRLPKIGMIAVNDGILLRNHIPRILKKHFRGKPYYVDLLDLFNEVEFQTAHGQLIDLITTHEGEKDLSKYSLSLHRRIVQYKTAYYSFYLPVACALLMAGEDLERHADVRNILIEMGTYFQVQDDYLDCFGDPEVIGKVGTDIQDFKCSWLVVKALEIASEEQKKLLHENYGKDDQTCIAKVKELYKVLDLEGVFLEYESSSYEKLTKSIESHSSKAVQAVLKSFLAKIYKRQK, encoded by the exons ATGGGTGGTGATTTGAGGTCTAAGTTCTTGGAGGTTTACTCTGTTTTGAAATCTGAGCTTCTCAATGATCCGGCTTTCGAATTCACTGACGTTTCTCGTCAATGGGTCGAACGG ATGCTGGACTACAATGTGCCTGGAG GAAAGCTGAATCGAGGTTTATCCGTTGTTGACAGCTTAAAATTACTCAAGGATGGAGAGGACCTAACGGATGATGAAATTTTTCATTCATCAGCACTTGGTTGGTGTATTGAATGG CTTCAAGCATATTTTCTCGTTCTTGATGATATCATGGATGGCTCTCATACGCGTAGGGGTCAGCCCTGCTGGTTCAGGCTGCCAAAG ATTGGCATGATTGCTGTGAATGATGGCATACTACTTCGCAACCATATCCCGAGAATTCTCAAAAAGCACTTTAGGGGAAAGCCCTACTATGTGGATCTGCTGGATTTATTTAATGAGGTTGAGTTTCAAACAGCTCATGGACAATTGATCGATTTAATTACCACTCATGAAGGAGAGAAAGATCTATCAAAGTACTCATTGTCGCT TCACCGCCGCATTGTTCAGTACAAGACTGCTTATTACTCATTTTACCTTCCA GTAGCATGCGCGTTGCTAATGGCAGGCGAAGATCTTGAACGCCATGCTGATGTGAGGAATATTCTTATTGAAATGGGAACTTATTTTCAAGTACAG GATGATTATTTGGATTGCTTTGGTGATCCCGAAGTGATTGGAAAG GTTGGGACTGATATTCAAGACTTCAAGTGCTCTTGGTTGGTTGTGAAAGCTTTAGAAATTGCTAGCGAGGAACAAAAGAAACTATTACAT GAGAATTACGGGAAAGATGACCAAACATGTATTGCGAAAGTAAAGGAACTATACAAAGTCCTTGATCTTGAG GGTGTGTTTCTGGAGTACGAGAGCAGCAGTTACGAGAAACTTACAAAATCCATTGAATCTCATTCAAGTAAAGCAGTACAGGCAGTGCTGAAATCATTCTTGGCAAAGATATACAAGAGGCAGAAGTAA